The sequence below is a genomic window from Flavobacterium keumense.
GTTGCTTTGATATTCGATTTCAAACTCACTAATTGTCCTCTAGCAATAGAAGGTAAATCAGTTTGATTCAAATTAACTGTTCTTGAATTGAAACCATATGTTACTCCAACAGGAACTGAACGTACCGAAGCATTTCCTGGATTCAATAAGCCAGTTACTTTATCAATAAATACTTTTTGAAGGTTTCTTCTGTAAATATCGATAGGTTTGTTTGATTTTAATTCGGTAAAAATTCCATTTCGTAAGTCGGTCATTAATTCATCTACAGAATAGTTGTTTTTATTGATAGACGAACCTTCAAACAAACGCACCATTCGGTCTCCTGCTAATAAATTGCTCAAGGTAGATTCTTGCATTGCTTTGATGGCTTCAACACCATTTTCTGGGTTGATTTTTGCCAATACATTTTGGTTTATTAACCATTTTGGCGTAGCAAATAAATGTGTATTTAAGAAACTAACCGCTTCTTTTTGAATACTTCTTGGTACTACTTCAAATTGGTTACCACCCATATCATAGGTTTTAGGTGAATCATAAATTCCTCCTACGTTTTTAGTAACGTGCCCTAAATAACGTCTGAACTGTCCTGTAAGTGCTGAATATAATTCGTCTAATTCAGCATAACTTTCACCTTTTTCTTTACTCCATTCCAATAGGTTTGGAATAATACGTTTTAGGTTTTTTATTCCGTAAGCCGATGCTTTCATTGCATTGTCTCCGATATCTTCTGTTTGGTAACGTGGGTCGTATGGGCTAGTTTCTGTACCAAACCAAAGACGACGATTTTTATATGCTTCTTTAGTCATCTCGTTTAAGATGGCCTTTTCTTCTTTTTCAGTTTTGGCATCGTCAAAATAAGAATATCCCCACTTAATAGCCCATTTGTCATAATCTCCAATTCTTGGGAACAAATGTTTTACACCATCTTCAGGTTGTGCTACATAATTGAAACGGGCATAGTCCATGATAGAAGAAGTATGTCCGTTCTTTTCTTGGAAGGTAGCATCTCTCAATTTTTCGACAGGTGTAGCTGAACTAGCTCCCATGTTATGACGCAATCCTAAAGTATGACCTACTTCGTGTGAGGACACAAAACGAATTAATTCACCCATTAAGTTGTCATCAAATTGTTTTTTTCTGGCAGCAGGATCAACTGCAGCAGTTTGAATTAAGTACCAATTGCGTAATAAACTCATAATATTATGATACCAACCAATGTGGCTTTCCAAAATTTCACCTGTTCTTGGATCGTGAACGTTTGGTCCGTATGCATTTTGGATTTCAGCGGCAAAATAACGCAATACAGAGAAACGCGCATCTTCTAAACTCATCGTAGGATCATTTTCTGGCCAATATTCGCCACGAATCGCATTTTTCCATCCAGCATGTTCAAAAGCTACTTGCCAATCGTCAATACCTTGTTTGATGTATTTTTTCCATTTGTCTGGTGTTGCAGGATCTATATAATACACAATAGGTTTAGCAGGTTCGATTAACTCACCTCTTTTTTGTTTGGCAGCATCTTCTTT
It includes:
- a CDS encoding zinc-dependent metalloprotease translates to MVKLKSSLIVVSFLVCFSQGALSQNKKKKDAVKPVVAATEPPKTDAKKGPKPYNKVIDTTAVTQKGLIDIHKMDSKYLFEIPASLLDTEIMTITRFSKTPAGGGIFGGEEVNRQVIQFEKGLNNTLLLRSISYVIMSPDGDKPLAQAVKNSSTNPIIGNYDILAIKKGDDGKEVSYVIDMTPTFDADVQTFSLDPVKKQTLSIQTFQKEKSFIQKISSFPINTEIRTVKTFSTVPALLSVNPMPKIGTNLPAGLDSGFLTVELNTSMIALPKNPMRKRTFDARVGYFANQYGIFEEESHKSDTEVFAVRWRLEPKSKEDAAKQKRGELIEPAKPIVYYIDPATPDKWKKYIKQGIDDWQVAFEHAGWKNAIRGEYWPENDPTMSLEDARFSVLRYFAAEIQNAYGPNVHDPRTGEILESHIGWYHNIMSLLRNWYLIQTAAVDPAARKKQFDDNLMGELIRFVSSHEVGHTLGLRHNMGASSATPVEKLRDATFQEKNGHTSSIMDYARFNYVAQPEDGVKHLFPRIGDYDKWAIKWGYSYFDDAKTEKEEKAILNEMTKEAYKNRRLWFGTETSPYDPRYQTEDIGDNAMKASAYGIKNLKRIIPNLLEWSKEKGESYAELDELYSALTGQFRRYLGHVTKNVGGIYDSPKTYDMGGNQFEVVPRSIQKEAVSFLNTHLFATPKWLINQNVLAKINPENGVEAIKAMQESTLSNLLAGDRMVRLFEGSSINKNNYSVDELMTDLRNGIFTELKSNKPIDIYRRNLQKVFIDKVTGLLNPGNASVRSVPVGVTYGFNSRTVNLNQTDLPSIARGQLVSLKSNIKATASKSTDRLSKLHLLDLVSRIDKALDPK